From Pirellulales bacterium, one genomic window encodes:
- a CDS encoding Gfo/Idh/MocA family oxidoreductase, with protein sequence MARYPLNRRHLLKAAAASIAAPMIIPRHVLGMDGTVGANDRVKFGVIGLGLRIRQLLNWPKEMYLQAVCDCNAPQIPSFLNWYKESAPEAEKAVQYSNYVEMLEREKLDGVFVTTPTHVRARPALLALAAGMDVYAEKPFALTVQEGQRLVKSVRKHQRVFQVGAQARSLAINRWAVDQIHKGAIGTISKVEVPNFLSPCDYSPPKELKPCPTGLDWDLWTDQTPLYPCDPDLLDSTEAWGRYREYDGGGSTWGMTGFGTHAFDQVQWTLGKDKELPVEICATETDNAQNRSPLYMKYADGTTIVMRPEGKGGPAFGGVFFGSKGKAEINRNQFRTNPAEIAAAMPKDLDPTETGHVKNWLDCIRSRQDPVTTVEIAHHHTLLCHFGVIARDLKRKLTFDVATEQFVDDEAANNHPSMVRPRRAGYELPSV encoded by the coding sequence ATGGCTCGGTATCCGTTGAATAGGCGACATCTACTGAAGGCAGCAGCCGCATCGATCGCAGCACCAATGATCATTCCTCGGCATGTCCTTGGAATGGACGGCACCGTTGGAGCCAATGATCGGGTGAAGTTCGGCGTCATTGGCCTGGGGCTCCGCATCCGCCAACTGCTGAACTGGCCGAAGGAAATGTACCTTCAAGCAGTATGCGACTGCAATGCGCCGCAGATACCTTCCTTCCTCAATTGGTACAAAGAGTCAGCGCCGGAGGCGGAAAAGGCCGTTCAATATTCCAATTATGTCGAGATGCTCGAGCGAGAAAAGCTGGACGGCGTGTTTGTGACGACGCCTACCCACGTGCGAGCGCGGCCTGCACTGCTCGCGTTGGCCGCCGGGATGGACGTCTATGCGGAAAAGCCATTCGCACTGACCGTCCAGGAAGGTCAACGGCTTGTCAAGTCGGTACGCAAGCACCAACGTGTGTTCCAGGTCGGTGCGCAAGCTCGCTCGCTGGCGATCAATCGTTGGGCGGTGGATCAGATTCACAAAGGCGCCATTGGCACCATCTCCAAGGTGGAGGTGCCCAATTTTCTATCCCCATGCGACTACAGTCCTCCGAAGGAGCTCAAGCCCTGTCCAACGGGACTCGATTGGGATCTGTGGACCGATCAGACCCCGCTGTACCCGTGCGATCCGGATCTGCTCGACAGTACGGAAGCCTGGGGGCGGTATCGCGAGTACGATGGAGGAGGCAGCACATGGGGCATGACGGGGTTTGGCACCCACGCATTCGATCAGGTTCAGTGGACGCTCGGCAAAGATAAGGAATTGCCCGTAGAAATCTGTGCAACCGAAACGGACAACGCCCAAAACCGAAGTCCCTTGTACATGAAATATGCCGATGGCACCACGATCGTCATGCGTCCCGAAGGGAAAGGCGGGCCGGCATTTGGCGGTGTCTTTTTCGGCAGCAAAGGGAAGGCCGAAATCAACCGAAATCAGTTTCGCACCAACCCGGCAGAGATCGCCGCAGCCATGCCCAAGGACTTAGATCCTACCGAGACTGGCCACGTCAAAAACTGGCTCGACTGCATCCGCAGCAGGCAGGATCCGGTTACGACCGTGGAAATCGCTCACCACCACACGCTGCTTTGTCACTTTGGAGTGATCGCCCGCGACCTTAAGAGAAAATTGACATTCGACGTAGCGACCGAGCAGTTCGTCGATGATGAGGCGGCCAACAACCACCCATCGATGGTTCGCCCACGACGTGCCGGCTATGAACTGCCCAGTGTGTAG